In one window of Mercurialis annua linkage group LG4, ddMerAnnu1.2, whole genome shotgun sequence DNA:
- the LOC126678165 gene encoding putative transcription factor bHLH086: MALTRDRLGSVQTCAYNGNLMGDFSSLDPYPFDEKHKLGLEEGEGNNNNIKNLGMSTHSSSSLGSPSSANSNNEFLIRSTSRNQDEVVHSLINFRGGFNSFLHGNGSNLLSFEQNNKVSSQTSSDDYPNLNYGHFWNIEMNPNKSSVDPRLVDDINCFQTASNFNSIANCEKENHGDWLYSEETIASENIQDSATQDANFHKRPFVGESMQGGKKQCINSGNKKQNPKICSPSKDPQSIAAKNRRERISERLKMLQELVPNGSKVDLVTMLEKAISYVKFLQLQVKVLATDEFWPVQGGKAPDISQVKEAIDAILSSQKDGNSSSSSK; the protein is encoded by the exons ATGGCACTTACTAGAGATCGTTTGGGATCGGTTCAAACTTGTGCCTATAATGGAAATTTAATGGGTGATTTCTCCTCCTTAGATCCATACCCATTTGATGAAAAACACAAATTAGGGTTAGAAGAAGGAGAaggcaataataataatatcaagAATTTAGGCATGAGTactcattcttcttcttctctcggTAGTCCTAGTAGTGCTAATTCTAATAATGAATTCTTGATTCGTTCTACGAGCCGGAATCAAGACGAAGTCGTTCATTCTTTAATCAATTTTCGAGGCGGGTTTAATAGTTTTTTGCATGGTAATGGATCGAATTTGCTTAGTTTTGAGCAAAATAATAAGGTTTCATCACAAACTAGTAGTGATGATTACCCAAATTTGAATTATGGTCATTTTTGGAATATTGAGATGAACCCTAATAAGTCTAGTGTTGATCCTCGTTTGGTTGATGatattaattgttttcaaaCAGCTAgtaattttaattctattgcCAATTGTGAGAAAGAAAATCATGGGGATTGGTTGTATTCTGAAGAGACTATTGCTAGTGAGAATATTCAAGACTCTGCAACACAAGATGCTAACTTTCATAAGCGTCCATTTGTG GGAGAGAGTATGCAAGGTGGAAAGAAGCAATGCATTAATAGTGGAAATAAGAAGCAAAACCCCAAGATTTGTTCTCCATCTAAAGATCCACAAAGCATTGCAGCAAAG aATCGAAGAGAGCGGATTAGCGAACGGCTTAAAATGTTGCAGGAGCTTGTGCCTAATGGATCAAAG GTTGATTTGGTTACAATGTTGGAGAAAGCCATTAGTTATGTCAAGTTTCTTCAATTGCAAGTAAAG gtTTTGGCCACCGACGAATTTTGGCCGGTTCAAGGCGGAAAAGCTCCTGATATTTCTCAGGTAAAGGAAGCCATTGATGCCATCCTTTCATCTCAGAAGGACGGGAATTCAAGTTCAAGTTCAAAATAA
- the LOC126679216 gene encoding lipid transfer protein EARLI 1-like encodes MDSRIIASGALFFSLNLLFFTLVNSTYTPDYTSRLTSTKPESKEYAPEYTSNPSSATTEQKDYTSNYPSKPSSTTHESVDYAPDYSSHSSSGTPEPIDYTPDYTSHPSSTTPKSVNYASDYTSKASSATPEPINYAQDYTSNPSSTVPSKPMNYAPDYSGHSYTESAKCPRNTLELGVCANLLKSLLGVTIGTPPHTPCCSLIGDLVDLEAAVCLCTTIKASLLGIDLTLPIDLTLLLNYCGKQVPEGFQCA; translated from the coding sequence ATGGATTCAAGGATTATTGCCTCTGGAGCACTTTTCTTCTCCCTCAATCTTCTCTTCTTCACCTTAGTTAACTCTACATATACACCTGACTACACTAGCCGCCTAACATCAACAAAACCAGAGTCAAAAGAATATGCACCCGAATACACTAGTAACCCATCATCAGCAACAACTGAGCAAAAAGACTACACATCTAACTACCCTAGCAAACCATCATCAACAACACACGAATCAGTAGACTATGCACCTGACTATTCTAGTCACTCATCATCAGGAACACCAGAGCCAATAGATTATACACCTGACTATACTAGTCATCCATCTTCAACAACTCCAAAATCAGTAAACTATGCATCTGATTACACTAGTAAAGCGTCATCAGCAACACCGGAGCCAATAAATTATGCACAGGATTACACCAGCAATCCATCATCAACAGTACCGTCAAAGCCAATGAACTACGCACCAGACTACTCTGGTCATTCATACACAGAATCTGCTAAATGTCCAAGGAATACTCTTGAATTAGGTGTATGTGCCAACTTATTGAAAAGTTTGTTGGGTGTTACAATTGGTACCCCACCGCATACTCCTTGTTGTAGCCTTATCGGTGATCTTGTTGACCTTGAAGCTGCTGTTTGCCTTTGCACTACCATTAAAGCTAGTCTCTTGGGCATTGACTTGACTCTTCCAATTGATCTTACCTTATTGCTTAACTACTGTGGCAAACAGGTGCCAGAAGGATTCCAATGCGCTTAA
- the LOC126678663 gene encoding pEARLI1-like lipid transfer protein 3, with product MALRVISYGALLFSVNFLFFTLVNSIYTPDYTRQPTSESKDYISGYNSKPSSAIPESKEYAPDYTSNPSSTIFEQKNYTPNYTSKPSTSKPIDYASDYSQPSSKTQEPISYTPNYTRHPSSTTPEPIKYAPDYTNNPSSATPKPMDYAPDYSSHSSSTPSEPMNYAPDYSSHSYAEPAKCPRDTLKLGVCVNLLKSLLGVTVGTPPHTPCCSLIGDLVDLEAAVCLCTTIKASLLEINLTLPVDLSLLLNYCGKQLPEGFQCA from the coding sequence aTGGCTTTAAGAGTTATATCTTATGGGGCACTCCTATTCTCCGTCAATTTCCTCTTTTTCACTTTGGTTAACTCTATCTATACGCCTGACTACACTAGACAGCCTACATCAGAATCAAAAGACTATATATCTGGCTACAATAGCAAACCATCATCAGCAATACCAGAGTCAAAAGAATATGCACCTGACTATACTAGCAACCCATCATCAACAATTTTTGAGCAGAAAAACTATACACCTAACTACACTAGCAAACCATCAACATCAAAGCCAATAGACTATGCATCTGACTATAGCCAACCCTCATCAAAAACACAAGAGCCCATAAGCTATACACCTAACTACACTAGGCATCCGTCATCAACAACACCTGAGCCAATAAAATATGCACCTGACTATACAAACAATCCATCATCGGCAACACCAAAGCCAATGGACTATGCGCCTGACTACTCAAGTCACTCATCATCAACGCCGTCAGAGCCGATGAACTATGCACCTGACTACTCTAGCCACTCATATGCCGAACCTGCTAAATGCCCAAGGGATACCCTTAAATTAGGTGTATGTGTCAACTTGTTGAAAAGTTTATTGGGTGTTACAGTTGGTACTCCGCCACATACTCCTTGTTGCAGTCTTATTGGTGACCTTGTTGATCTAGAAGCTGCCGTTTGTCTTTGCACAACTATTAAAGCTAGTcttttggaaattaatttgaCTCTTCCAGTTGACCTGAGCTTGTTGCTCAACTATTGTGGCAAACAGTTGCCAGAAGGATTTCAATGCGCGTaa
- the LOC126676472 gene encoding uncharacterized protein LOC126676472 has product MEEKAFFDKMISHLRASCKYYTGYPKDLGPSRVIHFKSERDFVQLLHEGRPVAVAFTIRGNYTKHLDRVLEEAAAEFYPHVKFVRVECPKYPGFCLTRQRKEYPFIEIFHSPEQADSQGKVVDPGVTKYSVKVLPFNYDISAYGFREYFKRHKVPTSETK; this is encoded by the exons ATGGAGGAGAAAgctttttttgataaaatgatcaGCCATTTACGTGCCTCATGCAA GTATTATACTGGGTATCCCAAAGATCTTGGCCCATCACGGGTTATTCATTTTAAATCAGAGCGTGATTTTGTCCAACTTCTTCACGAAGGTCGTCCTGTAGCTGTTGCTTTCACCATCAG aggaaattacaccaaaCATCTTGATCGGGTACTTGAGGAAGCTGCTGCTGAGTTCTATCCCCATGTAAAATTTGTCCGT GTTGAATGTCCAAAATACCCTGGGTTCTGTTTAACACGACAGAGGAAGGAATATCCGTTCATTGAAATATTCCACAGCCCTGAACAA GCGGACAGTCAAGGAAAGGTTGTTGATCCTGGCGTCACAAAGTACTCGGTCAAAGTTCTACCT TTCAACTATGACATCAGTGCCTATGGATTTAGAGAATATTTCAAGCGCCATAAGGTTCCAACTTCAGAGACAAAGTAA
- the LOC126678752 gene encoding uncharacterized protein LOC126678752 — protein MAAVPICIQCGNRSNPCRCKVVGPTLGFVAFVVAAAVEWPIGAFVYIFKHRKGRRIMAHPATVVYPRVTNTIPI, from the coding sequence ATGGCTGCGGTTCCGATATGCATCCAATGCGGCAACAGAAGCAACCCTTGCCGGTGCAAAGTGGTGGGTCCAACTCTTGGGTTCGTAGCATTCGTCGTAGCGGCGGCGGTGGAGTGGCCGATCGGTGCTTTTGTTTACATTTTTAAGCATAGGAAAGGTCGGAGAATCATGGCACATCCGGCCACCGTTGTTTATCCAAGGGTCACTAATACTATACCCATTTGA
- the LOC126676753 gene encoding uncharacterized protein LOC126676753: protein MARPLFFTSKPQNLPFLPLISIFLTAITIFSILSFLCTSHRKTKKSQESNDQQNSSCSNSSSSQFSSERKLFSKLNSKISSKAVLMVKMVSWKKNNQHDGYDAVAVVDDDDDSEEGVWRKSIMMGERCRPLDFSGKIEYDCEGNRLDHVHVLVQSGHFFV from the exons ATGGCAAGGCCATTATTTTTTACGTCCAAACCACAAAACCTTCCATTTCTACCATTAATTAGCATCTTTTTAACAGCAATTACCATCTTCTCTATCCTCTCATTCCTCTGTACTTCTCATCGTAAGACCAAGAAATCGCAAGAATCAAACGATCAACAAAACTCTTCTTGTTCTAATTCATCATCTTCACAGTTTTCTAGTGAGAGAAAGCTTTTCTCTAAGCTGAACAGTAAAATTAGCAGTAAAGCTGTGTTAATGGTGAAGATGGTTTCTTGGAAGAAAAATAATCAACATGATGGGTATGATGCTGTTGCTGTTGTTGACGATGATGATGACAGTGAAGAAGGTGTTTGGAGAAAATCAATCATGATGGGAGAACGGTGCCGTCCGTTGGATTTTTCAGGGAAGATTGAGTATGATTGTGAAGGGAATCGTCTTGATCATGTTCATGTTCTTGTTCAAAGTG gtcatttttttgtttga